Proteins from one Brevibacillus humidisoli genomic window:
- a CDS encoding sugar ABC transporter substrate-binding protein, translating to MLKKWMTLLLLLVVVLAGCTNEQPPLQQAQTDQTQTEPQQQDSSTTETASTESGGETESSGASAEIPAAVDKPLKIALISEFSIGTFSSQYQQGVEEQVKRFGGELTVYNADNDLAKMAAHLDTAVNQKVDGILINHGRAEALQAGVERAVQAGIPVVSFDNDLDKVEGVTIMDQDDYGLAWQGLKKLAQDIDGQGQIVYIWVGGFAPMEKRNRVYNIFLQRYPNIKEIARFGSATANTALDTQAQMEAILKKYPNKGDIAAVWAPWDEFAKGATRAIKAAGRTEIKVYGIDLSDEDLQMIQEEGSPWKASAATDPADIGRVQTRFLYQKIAGEKTPKYFSLDPHLVEQEKLPDTPINMDELPKYVNGWGKSDAAISPWMSTLESKNSD from the coding sequence ATGTTGAAAAAATGGATGACACTACTTTTGCTGCTGGTGGTCGTGCTGGCCGGATGCACCAATGAACAGCCGCCGCTGCAGCAAGCCCAGACAGATCAGACCCAGACAGAGCCGCAACAGCAGGACTCGTCAACGACGGAGACGGCATCTACCGAATCGGGAGGAGAGACAGAATCGTCTGGCGCCAGTGCGGAGATTCCTGCAGCAGTCGACAAGCCGCTCAAGATCGCGCTGATCAGTGAGTTTTCGATCGGAACGTTCTCATCCCAGTATCAACAAGGGGTAGAAGAGCAGGTGAAGCGTTTTGGCGGTGAGCTGACCGTCTACAATGCGGACAACGATCTGGCCAAGATGGCGGCTCATCTGGACACGGCTGTCAATCAAAAGGTAGACGGCATCCTGATCAACCACGGTCGGGCGGAAGCGCTGCAGGCTGGAGTGGAGCGAGCCGTGCAGGCGGGCATCCCGGTTGTCTCCTTTGACAACGATCTTGATAAAGTGGAAGGCGTCACAATCATGGACCAGGATGATTACGGCCTCGCTTGGCAGGGACTGAAGAAGCTGGCACAGGACATAGACGGACAGGGGCAGATCGTCTACATCTGGGTTGGCGGATTCGCGCCGATGGAAAAACGGAACCGTGTCTACAACATCTTTCTGCAGCGTTATCCCAATATCAAGGAGATTGCCCGCTTTGGCTCAGCGACGGCCAATACGGCGCTCGACACGCAAGCCCAGATGGAAGCGATCCTGAAGAAGTATCCCAATAAAGGGGATATCGCTGCCGTATGGGCACCATGGGATGAGTTCGCCAAAGGGGCGACCCGCGCGATCAAGGCAGCCGGACGGACAGAAATCAAGGTGTACGGGATTGACCTGTCCGACGAGGACTTGCAGATGATTCAGGAAGAAGGCAGTCCGTGGAAAGCATCAGCCGCAACCGATCCGGCCGATATCGGCCGCGTACAGACCCGCTTCCTGTACCAAAAAATCGCCGGGGAGAAAACACCGAAGTACTTCTCGCTTGATCCTCATCTGGTGGAACAGGAAAAATTGCCGGATACGCCAATCAACATGGACGAATTGCCGAAGTACGTCAATGGCTGGGGAAAAAGCGACGCTGCCATCTCGCCCTGGATGTCGACACTGGAGAGCAAGAATAGCGACTAG
- a CDS encoding AraC family transcriptional regulator yields the protein MDLLKNMNQAITYIEENLANEIDLREAARLALCSEYHFKRMFSFLAGITLSEYIRRRRLTLAAFELTHSSMRIIDIAIKYGYSSPDSFARAFQSLHGVTPSEARNSGPSLKAFPPMTFQLSIKGGKEMNYRIEEKGAFRIVGIKKRVPILFQGINPEIAAMWKTLDNKTILTLKQLSNVEPTGLIQASTNFSEGRMEEKGELDHYIGVATTNVCPDHLAHLEVPASTWAVFQAVGPFPDTLQETWGRIYAEWFPSSSYEQIEGPEILWNEHNDISSPTFKSEIWIPVLKRR from the coding sequence ATGGATTTGCTCAAGAACATGAACCAAGCGATCACCTATATCGAGGAAAATCTCGCCAACGAGATCGACTTGAGAGAAGCGGCCAGACTGGCTCTCTGTTCGGAATATCATTTTAAAAGGATGTTTTCCTTCCTCGCCGGCATCACGCTATCGGAATACATCCGCCGCAGACGCCTTACGCTTGCAGCATTTGAGCTTACACACAGCAGCATGAGAATCATCGATATCGCGATCAAATATGGATACAGCTCACCCGACTCGTTTGCCAGAGCGTTTCAAAGTTTGCACGGCGTAACGCCATCAGAAGCCAGAAATAGCGGTCCATCACTAAAAGCATTTCCGCCAATGACCTTCCAGTTGTCAATTAAAGGAGGAAAAGAAATGAACTACCGCATCGAGGAAAAAGGAGCGTTTCGCATCGTTGGCATCAAAAAAAGAGTGCCTATTCTATTCCAGGGGATCAATCCAGAGATTGCTGCTATGTGGAAAACGCTAGATAATAAGACGATCCTTACACTAAAGCAGCTCTCCAATGTGGAGCCTACGGGACTGATTCAAGCATCCACCAACTTTTCGGAGGGCCGAATGGAGGAAAAAGGGGAGTTGGATCATTATATAGGCGTGGCAACGACGAATGTGTGCCCGGACCACCTGGCCCACCTGGAAGTCCCTGCCTCAACATGGGCTGTATTCCAAGCTGTCGGACCATTTCCTGATACGCTGCAGGAGACCTGGGGACGCATCTATGCCGAATGGTTTCCCTCCTCCAGCTACGAACAGATAGAAGGTCCTGAAATCCTGTGGAATGAACACAACGATATCAGCTCACCGACGTTTAAAAGTGAGATCTGGATTCCCGTACTGAAAAGGCGGTAA
- a CDS encoding class I SAM-dependent methyltransferase produces the protein MLKLTGERVIPELMKPTNGLLLEHLARYYFATPYVEGRVLDLACGVGYGTHMMAKTCKKEAAEIVGVDVDPETIQYANKTYNHPLITYQTADALDPELPQKLGLFDTIVSFETIEHLDDDQRFMASLYEMLRPGGTLVLSSPFGQGRGKPCSEPFHVHQFTEAEFAELFHAFQEVELYYQRGVTIEPPRRDVKYYLGVAVCKK, from the coding sequence TTGTTGAAACTAACTGGTGAACGAGTCATACCCGAGTTGATGAAGCCCACCAACGGACTTTTGTTGGAGCATCTGGCCCGTTATTACTTTGCTACGCCTTATGTAGAGGGGCGGGTTCTCGATCTTGCCTGCGGTGTCGGCTACGGAACCCACATGATGGCCAAGACGTGCAAAAAAGAAGCAGCAGAAATCGTCGGTGTCGATGTAGATCCGGAGACGATTCAATATGCCAACAAGACGTACAACCATCCGTTGATCACCTATCAGACGGCAGACGCCTTGGACCCGGAATTGCCGCAGAAGCTGGGATTGTTTGATACGATTGTCAGTTTTGAAACCATTGAGCACCTGGATGACGACCAACGGTTTATGGCAAGTCTTTACGAGATGCTCCGTCCTGGCGGGACGCTCGTCTTGTCGTCGCCATTCGGGCAGGGAAGAGGGAAACCGTGCAGCGAACCGTTCCATGTCCATCAGTTCACGGAGGCGGAGTTTGCGGAACTGTTCCATGCGTTTCAGGAAGTAGAGCTCTATTATCAGCGGGGCGTGACAATCGAGCCGCCGCGGCGAGATGTGAAGTATTACCTGGGTGTCGCCGTATGCAAAAAATAA
- a CDS encoding MFS transporter, with product MIPIYALRAYNYFYFSLLAIFISFLPVYLNGRGISPAEIGLLVGVGAFVGIISQPIWGVISDKYRTIRKVVIVVLAVSLVLGTLLFQFSNILLLLVFVLLLYFFLLPSDPLTESLSYQVAQQHQISFGSIRMFGAIGYATASLFIGYVLDWFGIGSMAVLFFGYALITLLLAFAIPDAPAAGKPVSLASLQQFLFYPKTLWFFLLVLIAAIPHRTNDVFLGVYIQSMDGTTGMVGQAWFLASMSEVAFFAGSAWWLRKGKERQLIQVAAVVYVLRYLACSLVTDPQWVVYLQLLHGLTFAVFYLASIQYLYQIVPEEWRATGQTALAVIFFGISGIIGSFAGGWVFDRFGGSTLYLVMSIGSLLSLLFSTTVPKNR from the coding sequence ATGATACCGATTTATGCGCTGCGTGCATACAATTACTTTTACTTTTCACTGCTTGCCATTTTTATTTCGTTTTTACCGGTTTACCTCAATGGCCGAGGCATTTCACCTGCGGAGATCGGCCTTCTGGTAGGAGTCGGGGCTTTCGTCGGCATCATCTCCCAGCCGATTTGGGGAGTGATCAGTGACAAGTATCGGACGATCCGAAAAGTAGTGATCGTGGTTTTGGCTGTTTCCCTCGTGCTGGGAACCCTGCTGTTTCAGTTTTCCAACATTCTGCTGCTGTTGGTCTTTGTACTCCTGCTCTACTTTTTTCTGCTGCCCAGCGATCCACTGACGGAAAGTCTCAGCTACCAAGTGGCCCAGCAGCATCAGATCAGCTTCGGCTCGATCCGCATGTTTGGTGCGATCGGATATGCGACGGCTTCCCTGTTCATCGGATACGTCCTTGATTGGTTCGGGATAGGAAGTATGGCGGTGCTCTTCTTCGGTTATGCCCTGATTACCCTGCTGCTTGCCTTTGCCATTCCCGATGCGCCAGCGGCAGGCAAGCCCGTCTCCTTGGCCAGCTTGCAGCAATTCCTGTTTTATCCGAAAACACTGTGGTTTTTCTTGCTGGTGCTGATTGCTGCCATTCCGCATCGCACCAATGATGTTTTTCTGGGCGTATACATCCAGAGTATGGACGGCACCACAGGCATGGTGGGGCAGGCCTGGTTCCTCGCTTCCATGAGCGAGGTGGCTTTTTTTGCCGGCAGTGCGTGGTGGCTGCGCAAGGGGAAAGAACGGCAGTTAATCCAGGTCGCTGCCGTCGTGTATGTGTTGCGCTACCTGGCCTGTTCGCTGGTGACGGACCCGCAGTGGGTCGTCTATCTGCAACTGCTGCACGGGCTTACGTTTGCCGTCTTTTATCTGGCATCGATCCAATACTTGTATCAGATCGTACCCGAAGAATGGAGAGCGACAGGACAAACGGCGTTGGCCGTGATCTTCTTTGGCATCTCAGGGATTATCGGTTCGTTTGCCGGTGGTTGGGTATTTGACCGATTCGGCGGCTCTACTTTGTATCTGGTGATGTCAATCGGCTCTCTGCTCAGTCTGCTGTTCAGCACTACGGTGCCGAAGAATCGCTAG
- a CDS encoding P1 family peptidase encodes MRKRLRELGYQVGRYQPGNQNAIVDVAGVRVGHVTLNQDLPDGRAVRTGVTAILPHGGNLFREKVPAACHVINGFGKTTGLVQVEELGQIESPILFTNTLSVGAVLHGAVQYQLAQTPEIGTSAGTVNVIVGECNDAYLNDIRGLHVTPDHAIEAIRNASQTNLEEGAVGAGVGMSCLGYKGGVGTSSRRIDTGEQAYTVGGLVVSNFGRLADLNLWGWLSPLARDEQAEEPNRVGREQLRPQSNTSEEPLPDGSIMIALATDAPLDARQLKRLAKRAVFGLARTGSYAAHGSGDIVIAFSTARRIATQRADQSRQGEKDPQAGQREQVELLREDGETINRLFEMAAEVVHESILNSLCKAAATTGQSGRYREAFPYDLLDRMRFFGVEG; translated from the coding sequence ATGCGGAAGCGTCTTCGCGAATTAGGGTATCAGGTCGGCCGGTATCAGCCCGGAAACCAGAATGCGATTGTCGATGTAGCCGGGGTGAGAGTAGGCCATGTCACGCTTAACCAGGATTTGCCCGATGGGCGAGCGGTTCGTACCGGTGTCACCGCGATTCTGCCGCATGGCGGCAACCTGTTTCGGGAAAAGGTGCCTGCCGCCTGTCATGTGATCAACGGTTTTGGCAAGACGACTGGCTTGGTACAGGTGGAGGAATTGGGACAGATCGAGAGTCCGATCCTGTTCACCAACACGCTCTCCGTCGGGGCAGTCCTGCACGGGGCGGTACAGTACCAGTTGGCGCAAACCCCGGAAATCGGCACGAGTGCCGGCACAGTAAACGTGATTGTCGGTGAGTGCAACGATGCCTATTTAAACGACATCCGTGGACTTCATGTGACGCCGGATCATGCGATAGAGGCGATTCGCAATGCCTCCCAGACCAATCTAGAGGAAGGGGCGGTCGGCGCAGGAGTTGGCATGTCCTGTCTCGGGTACAAAGGCGGGGTCGGCACTAGTTCCCGGCGGATCGACACAGGGGAGCAGGCGTATACAGTCGGTGGACTGGTGGTTAGCAACTTCGGAAGGCTGGCCGACTTGAACCTGTGGGGTTGGCTAAGTCCGCTGGCGAGGGATGAGCAAGCGGAGGAGCCCAACCGTGTCGGACGAGAGCAGCTCCGTCCGCAATCGAACACCAGTGAGGAACCGCTGCCCGATGGCTCGATTATGATCGCCTTGGCTACGGATGCGCCGCTTGATGCACGGCAGTTGAAGCGACTGGCCAAACGGGCTGTCTTCGGGTTGGCGAGGACAGGCAGTTATGCAGCCCACGGCAGCGGCGATATCGTGATCGCCTTTTCTACTGCCCGCAGGATCGCCACTCAGCGGGCAGATCAGTCCCGACAGGGTGAAAAGGATCCGCAAGCGGGCCAGCGTGAACAGGTTGAGCTGTTGCGAGAAGACGGGGAGACGATCAACCGCCTGTTTGAGATGGCGGCGGAAGTGGTCCACGAGTCGATCCTCAATTCGCTCTGCAAGGCCGCTGCCACAACCGGACAGTCAGGCCGCTACAGGGAAGCTTTTCCTTACGACTTGCTGGATCGGATGCGTTTTTTTGGTGTTGAGGGATGA
- a CDS encoding short-chain fatty acid transporter: protein MVRGFSHFFVRVMERYLPDPFLFATILTFVVFGTAWILTPSSPLQLVDYWAEGLWSLLVFTMQISIALVTGTALVRTKAVTKGLNFLSSLAKTPKAAYGLTALIAGVASLVSWAIGLVVGAFVARQMALRVKNVHYPLLVASAYSGFVIWHMGYSSSVALLIATEGHPLEQMIGIIPVSETMLAPFNVITALAILITLPFVMMRMAPKESDVVTIDASLLAKEETAASVAAVQKTVPTWASKIERLQIVNLLIGVAGLIYLIRHFSNGGSLDLNIVNLSFLVAGILLTKTPIEYIANVTEGGKSLGPIVLQFPFYGGIMGLMTSSGLAAIVAGWFVAISTAETLPFWSLICGGILNVFVPSGGGQWAVQGPIMMDAALRLGADLPRVAMGVAWGDQWTNMIQPFWALPALAIAGLKAKDIMGYCVITLIISGVFFSLGILFL, encoded by the coding sequence ATGGTTCGGGGCTTCTCGCATTTCTTCGTTCGCGTCATGGAAAGGTATTTGCCGGATCCTTTCCTGTTTGCGACGATCTTAACTTTTGTGGTTTTCGGTACGGCGTGGATACTCACTCCCAGCTCGCCATTGCAGCTGGTCGATTACTGGGCGGAAGGATTGTGGAGCCTGCTGGTCTTTACGATGCAGATCAGTATCGCTCTGGTGACAGGCACTGCACTTGTACGAACCAAGGCTGTCACAAAAGGGCTTAATTTTCTCTCTTCCCTTGCCAAGACGCCGAAAGCGGCGTATGGGCTGACTGCTCTGATTGCAGGGGTGGCAAGCTTAGTCTCATGGGCGATTGGACTGGTAGTCGGGGCATTTGTTGCCCGACAGATGGCGCTTCGAGTAAAAAACGTTCATTACCCGCTGCTTGTCGCGTCTGCTTATTCGGGATTTGTGATCTGGCATATGGGCTATTCCAGCAGTGTGGCTCTCTTGATCGCGACGGAGGGACACCCGCTGGAACAGATGATTGGCATTATCCCTGTCAGCGAGACGATGCTCGCGCCTTTTAACGTAATTACCGCGCTCGCCATCTTGATTACGCTGCCATTTGTGATGATGCGGATGGCCCCAAAAGAGAGTGACGTGGTGACGATTGACGCCTCTTTACTAGCAAAAGAGGAGACCGCAGCCAGTGTCGCAGCGGTTCAGAAAACGGTGCCCACATGGGCCAGTAAAATAGAGCGCCTGCAGATCGTTAACCTGCTCATCGGCGTGGCCGGCCTGATCTATCTCATCCGTCACTTCTCCAATGGCGGTTCGCTTGATCTGAACATTGTGAATCTAAGCTTTCTTGTCGCCGGGATCCTGCTGACCAAGACACCGATCGAATATATAGCAAATGTCACCGAAGGCGGAAAATCGTTGGGACCGATCGTGCTTCAATTCCCCTTTTATGGCGGAATCATGGGTCTGATGACCAGCTCCGGCTTGGCGGCTATCGTAGCGGGATGGTTTGTCGCCATCTCAACGGCGGAGACGCTGCCGTTCTGGTCTCTGATTTGCGGTGGAATTCTGAATGTGTTTGTTCCCTCGGGAGGAGGCCAGTGGGCCGTCCAGGGACCGATCATGATGGATGCGGCGCTTCGCTTGGGCGCGGACCTGCCCAGGGTGGCGATGGGAGTCGCATGGGGGGATCAGTGGACCAATATGATTCAACCGTTTTGGGCGCTGCCTGCCTTGGCCATTGCGGGGCTAAAAGCGAAGGATATTATGGGCTATTGCGTGATCACGCTGATCATCAGCGGCGTGTTCTTCTCGTTAGGTATTCTGTTTTTATAA
- a CDS encoding AMP-binding protein has translation MDIVGDRTLRDLLQEKVSMHREKPFLLFEDEGERGFHLTYGQFEERVTRLGNAFAQLGVGKGDKVTIHLPNCLEFMTAWFAIASIGAVMVPTNILSTAGEMEYILEHSGSVLLITEERYLPKFDQLRGKLPNLRSILLSRYKGGEHADKSLDHHMERASTAPLEVPLNPEDVAAMLYTSGTTSRPKGVLVTHANYLYAGEVMSKSIRLSPEDRQLIVLPLFHGNAQYYSTMSALTVGASVAITERFSASRYAKQAKRLGATVGSLFAAPIRMILAQEYDPADRENRLRVVWFAQSVTREQLALFEERYDTKLLQLYGMTETIGAPLMNPLDGIRNNMGIGRPTLGYEVKVIDPSGMECPRGEVGQLIVKGIPGRSLMKGYFRNREATEETLRDGWLYTGDHARIDESGYFFFVDRAKDMMKRAGENVAAQEIENVIAKHPSVYECAVIGVPDEMRDESIKAYVMLHQGAQATAEEIIAFCTARLAKFKVPEYVEFVEEFPRTSVGKIQKHVLRRWHEERG, from the coding sequence ATGGACATCGTCGGAGACAGAACCTTGCGGGACTTGCTGCAGGAAAAAGTGAGCATGCATCGGGAGAAGCCGTTTCTGCTGTTTGAAGATGAGGGTGAGCGAGGCTTTCACCTCACGTATGGGCAGTTCGAGGAGAGAGTGACACGTCTTGGCAACGCGTTTGCGCAGTTGGGTGTGGGAAAGGGAGACAAGGTAACGATACACTTGCCCAACTGTCTGGAATTTATGACGGCCTGGTTCGCAATCGCCTCGATTGGAGCTGTGATGGTGCCAACCAATATCCTGTCCACTGCAGGCGAGATGGAGTACATCCTGGAACATTCCGGGTCCGTCCTGCTCATCACGGAAGAACGGTACCTGCCCAAGTTTGATCAGCTGCGTGGCAAACTGCCCAACCTTCGCAGCATCCTGCTTTCCCGTTATAAAGGAGGTGAACATGCAGACAAGAGTTTAGATCACCACATGGAGCGAGCTTCCACTGCACCGCTGGAAGTACCGCTGAACCCGGAAGATGTGGCTGCCATGCTCTACACCTCTGGCACGACATCACGGCCAAAGGGTGTGCTGGTCACCCATGCCAACTATCTGTATGCAGGCGAAGTGATGTCGAAGTCGATCCGGTTGTCGCCAGAGGATCGTCAGTTGATCGTGCTGCCTCTCTTTCACGGAAATGCACAGTATTACTCAACCATGTCAGCCTTGACAGTTGGCGCAAGCGTTGCCATAACGGAACGGTTTAGCGCCTCAAGGTATGCAAAACAGGCGAAGCGTTTGGGGGCTACGGTCGGCTCGCTGTTTGCCGCTCCGATACGAATGATCTTGGCGCAGGAATACGATCCGGCCGATCGTGAGAACCGGTTGCGTGTGGTCTGGTTCGCCCAATCCGTGACCAGAGAACAGCTGGCCCTCTTCGAAGAGCGTTACGACACCAAACTGCTCCAGCTGTACGGGATGACGGAAACGATCGGAGCCCCTTTGATGAATCCGCTCGACGGCATTCGCAACAACATGGGGATCGGCAGACCGACTCTGGGTTACGAGGTAAAAGTGATCGATCCATCCGGCATGGAATGTCCAAGGGGAGAGGTGGGTCAGCTGATTGTGAAAGGAATCCCCGGCCGCAGTTTGATGAAAGGATATTTTCGCAATCGAGAGGCAACGGAAGAGACGCTGAGGGACGGCTGGCTGTACACGGGAGATCATGCGCGGATTGATGAAAGCGGTTACTTTTTCTTTGTGGACCGCGCTAAGGACATGATGAAACGAGCCGGTGAGAATGTAGCGGCTCAAGAAATCGAGAACGTGATTGCCAAGCATCCCAGTGTATACGAGTGTGCGGTGATTGGCGTTCCCGACGAGATGCGTGACGAATCGATCAAAGCGTATGTGATGCTACACCAGGGAGCGCAAGCAACGGCGGAGGAGATTATCGCTTTCTGCACGGCTCGTCTGGCCAAGTTCAAAGTTCCTGAATATGTGGAGTTTGTCGAGGAGTTTCCTCGTACCTCTGTCGGTAAGATTCAAAAACATGTGCTGCGCAGATGGCACGAAGAGCGCGGTTGA
- a CDS encoding TetR/AcrR family transcriptional regulator: MSKLTPRQIEAQKTKKKILETSLRLFSTKGYNQVTVDEIVKKSGTSKGAFYTHFQSKYEIFLEKFKEIDEFYWSFSQTIPHDMRTTEKILSFVDAQMTYIQHELGKEIMRVIYINALTPNPHNYFLDESRHLYNILTAFVSEGQGSDQLRSDLSLQEIIETLTRCMRGCIYDWCMSDDSFNLPLESRRFFAVVLRGLLRDA, encoded by the coding sequence GTGTCCAAGTTGACGCCTAGACAAATCGAGGCACAAAAAACAAAAAAGAAGATTCTGGAGACGTCTTTACGCTTGTTTAGCACGAAAGGATACAATCAAGTAACCGTAGATGAAATCGTCAAAAAAAGCGGCACATCAAAAGGCGCCTTTTACACCCACTTTCAATCCAAGTACGAAATCTTTTTGGAGAAATTTAAAGAGATCGATGAGTTTTATTGGAGTTTTAGTCAAACGATACCTCACGACATGCGTACGACCGAGAAGATCCTCTCGTTCGTCGATGCCCAGATGACGTACATCCAACATGAACTGGGCAAAGAGATCATGAGGGTGATCTACATCAACGCCTTAACCCCTAATCCGCACAATTACTTCCTGGATGAAAGCCGGCATCTGTACAACATTCTGACAGCGTTTGTAAGCGAAGGGCAGGGCAGTGATCAGTTGCGCAGCGATCTGTCCCTGCAGGAGATCATCGAGACGTTGACGCGCTGCATGCGGGGATGCATCTATGACTGGTGTATGAGTGATGATAGTTTTAACCTTCCGCTGGAAAGCCGCAGGTTCTTTGCGGTTGTGCTGAGGGGGTTGTTGCGGGACGCATAA